A genome region from Bacteroides stercoris ATCC 43183 includes the following:
- a CDS encoding DUF6035 family protein: MDNSTNNKNIFQSELPCEKKNGHSIIQEFINNYPYGVQDLIKLLECGYQITYEDRKIMKEQFPTDTYKYYATFSRLAFKLYQEGHVELITTLITSGVDLSGTIYTIEALLSNKPEYFSFQTNVWVCIANNAITHYKNHWIFCEAALKQSGKWEEVYKAESFLRKHNKLDKNEIIAWKKPKEYKILKLLYPQLQVPAVRFLEEDEQLDPYQTAISLFHKTELSDMLETLSISIEKERPVWGYHHIAGATAEEKINTLWHTFPHEEFLEALFYLADHKPSSSILNLLIKEEANEIRDAIHAPNTLHKLQTGLEVGRIYHPEFLLLLWELGYRHKKTEDWQKDNSLTNTTKMRLYCLDKLFDNTLNIDLKEILTSSIIQAVCLIEDIRNNRITFTNHPNWKSRINSIRSASNHPLNNYWGYIDMALDNFHTKEGQSMRTYLCQKEPGIKLDNKEETIVKETNLYKALTILYPDIYN, encoded by the coding sequence ATGGATAATTCAACTAATAATAAAAACATATTCCAGTCGGAACTGCCTTGTGAAAAGAAAAACGGACACAGCATAATCCAAGAATTCATAAACAACTACCCTTACGGTGTCCAGGACTTAATAAAATTGCTCGAATGTGGTTATCAAATTACTTATGAAGATAGAAAAATCATGAAAGAGCAGTTCCCCACCGACACCTATAAATATTATGCTACTTTCTCCAGGTTAGCATTCAAATTGTATCAGGAAGGGCATGTTGAACTAATAACAACTCTAATTACTTCCGGAGTGGACCTTTCAGGAACAATTTATACGATTGAAGCATTACTTTCCAACAAACCCGAGTATTTCAGTTTTCAAACCAATGTATGGGTATGTATCGCTAATAACGCAATAACCCATTACAAAAATCATTGGATATTTTGTGAGGCAGCACTCAAACAAAGCGGTAAATGGGAAGAGGTTTACAAGGCAGAGTCATTCCTAAGAAAACACAACAAATTAGATAAAAATGAAATCATAGCATGGAAGAAACCTAAAGAATACAAAATATTAAAGCTGCTCTATCCTCAATTGCAAGTACCGGCTGTCCGTTTCTTAGAAGAAGACGAACAGCTCGACCCTTACCAAACGGCCATCTCCCTCTTTCATAAAACCGAACTGTCAGATATGTTGGAAACATTAAGCATAAGTATAGAGAAAGAACGTCCGGTTTGGGGATATCATCACATAGCCGGTGCTACTGCTGAAGAGAAAATCAATACACTATGGCATACATTTCCCCACGAAGAATTCCTTGAGGCATTGTTTTACCTCGCTGATCACAAACCCTCTTCTTCCATTCTCAACCTACTGATAAAAGAGGAAGCTAATGAAATTAGAGATGCCATACACGCCCCCAATACACTTCACAAGTTACAAACAGGGCTGGAAGTAGGAAGAATATATCATCCGGAGTTTCTACTTCTATTATGGGAGTTAGGATACAGGCACAAAAAAACGGAAGATTGGCAAAAAGACAATAGCCTGACAAATACTACGAAAATGAGGCTTTATTGTTTAGACAAACTATTCGACAATACACTAAACATCGATTTAAAAGAAATATTAACTAGTAGTATTATCCAGGCAGTGTGCCTGATTGAAGACATCAGGAACAACCGCATTACTTTTACCAATCATCCTAATTGGAAATCACGTATAAACAGTATACGCAGTGCATCCAATCATCCCTTAAATAATTATTGGGGATACATTGATATGGCTTTAGATAATTTCCATACAAAAGAAGGCCAAAGCATGAGAACGTATCTATGCCAGAAAGAACCGGGAATCAAGCTTGATAATAAAGAGGAGACTATTGTAAAAGAGACAAACCTTTATAAGGCATTGACTATTTTATATCCGGATATTTATAATTAA
- the msrB gene encoding peptide-methionine (R)-S-oxide reductase MsrB yields MKQIIFIFVMLISCLSCVGKSTGQAERRNDMKSMKEIYLAGGCFWGTEHFLKQIEGVEVTQVGYANGNIANPTYQQVCTGTTDFAETVKVQYDSDKVTLPFLIDLYFKTIDPTSLNRQGNDRGIQYRTGIYYTDAADLPVIRETVSRLAANYTRPLEVEIEPLKNFYPAEEYHQDYLDKNPGGYCHINPALFDLARKAKMKKPVAAYSKPDDATLRSQLTAEQYAVTQKNATEPPFRNAYWDEHRPGIYVDITTGEPLFVSTDKFDSGCGWPSFSKPIDRKLIQEKADTTHGMVRTEVRSKTGDAHLGHVFTDGPADKGGLRYCINSASLRFIPKEKMQAEGYGEYLELVK; encoded by the coding sequence ATGAAGCAAATAATCTTTATTTTTGTAATGCTAATAAGTTGTCTGTCCTGTGTCGGTAAATCGACCGGTCAGGCGGAAAGGAGAAACGATATGAAGTCAATGAAAGAAATTTATCTGGCAGGCGGATGTTTCTGGGGAACCGAACATTTCCTGAAGCAAATAGAAGGTGTAGAAGTTACCCAAGTGGGATATGCAAACGGAAATATAGCCAATCCTACCTATCAGCAAGTCTGTACAGGTACTACGGACTTTGCCGAAACCGTAAAAGTACAGTATGATTCTGATAAGGTGACCTTGCCTTTTCTTATCGACCTTTATTTCAAGACAATTGACCCTACCAGTCTGAACCGTCAGGGAAATGACCGTGGTATTCAGTATCGCACAGGCATTTATTATACCGATGCAGCCGATCTGCCTGTTATCCGTGAAACCGTTAGCCGTCTGGCTGCCAACTACACCCGCCCGCTGGAAGTGGAAATTGAGCCGTTGAAGAATTTTTATCCGGCAGAAGAGTATCATCAAGATTATCTGGATAAAAATCCGGGCGGCTACTGTCATATCAATCCTGCGCTATTCGACCTGGCACGTAAAGCAAAGATGAAGAAACCGGTGGCGGCTTACAGTAAGCCCGATGATGCAACATTGCGTTCGCAACTCACCGCAGAACAGTATGCCGTTACCCAGAAAAATGCCACCGAACCGCCTTTCCGTAATGCCTACTGGGATGAACACCGTCCGGGCATCTATGTGGATATTACTACGGGTGAGCCTTTGTTCGTCTCTACCGATAAGTTCGATTCCGGTTGCGGATGGCCCAGTTTCTCCAAGCCGATTGACCGCAAGCTGATTCAGGAGAAAGCAGATACTACTCACGGAATGGTACGTACGGAAGTCCGTAGCAAAACAGGTGATGCCCATTTGGGACATGTCTTTACAGATGGTCCTGCCGATAAAGGCGGATTGCGTTATTGCATCAACAGCGCCTCTTTGCGCTTTATCCCTAAAGAGAAGATGCAGGCAGAAGGATATGGTGAATATTTAGAACTGGTAAAATAA
- a CDS encoding putative quinol monooxygenase, whose translation MLRLNVFIQVSADNRAAVMEAAKELVACSLKDNGCIAYDIFESATREDVLMICETWKDEESLAAHEKAAHFVTLVPKIQSLASMKLEKFSF comes from the coding sequence ATGCTTAGACTGAATGTTTTTATTCAAGTGAGTGCGGATAACCGTGCTGCTGTGATGGAAGCTGCAAAAGAACTGGTAGCTTGTTCCCTGAAGGATAACGGTTGCATTGCTTATGACATTTTTGAAAGTGCAACCCGTGAAGATGTCCTTATGATTTGCGAAACATGGAAAGATGAGGAGTCTTTGGCTGCACACGAAAAGGCGGCGCATTTTGTGACTTTGGTTCCTAAAATACAAAGCCTTGCTTCTATGAAACTGGAGAAATTCAGCTTCTGA
- the ung gene encoding uracil-DNA glycosylase — MKVKIEESWRQRLQEEFDKPYFERLVSFVKSEYGRANVLPPGHLIFHVFNSCPFEKVKVVILGQDPYPNPGQYYGICFSVPEGVAIPGSLANIFKEIHRDLGKPIPTSGNLDRWVAQGVFSMNSVLTVRAHETGSHRNMGWETFTDAVIKKLSDEREHLVFMLWGAYAKEKAALIDSSKHFILTTVHPSPRSAEYGFFGCRHFSKANDYLRSKGIEEIDW; from the coding sequence ATGAAAGTCAAGATAGAAGAGAGCTGGCGGCAACGTTTACAAGAAGAATTCGACAAGCCCTACTTTGAAAGATTGGTATCATTTGTGAAAAGCGAATACGGACGTGCCAACGTGCTGCCGCCGGGACACCTTATCTTTCATGTTTTCAACTCATGCCCTTTTGAAAAAGTAAAAGTGGTTATCTTAGGACAAGATCCCTACCCCAACCCCGGACAATATTACGGGATATGCTTTTCCGTACCGGAAGGAGTAGCCATACCGGGATCACTCGCCAATATATTCAAGGAGATACATCGAGACTTGGGCAAACCGATTCCTACTTCCGGCAATCTGGACCGCTGGGTGGCTCAGGGAGTATTCTCCATGAACTCTGTCCTTACGGTACGCGCCCACGAAACCGGTTCGCACCGCAACATGGGCTGGGAAACTTTCACAGATGCGGTAATCAAGAAATTAAGTGATGAACGAGAACATCTCGTATTCATGCTTTGGGGAGCTTATGCCAAAGAAAAGGCAGCCTTGATAGACAGCAGCAAGCATTTTATTCTGACAACCGTCCATCCTTCACCCCGTTCCGCCGAATACGGTTTCTTCGGTTGCAGGCACTTCAGCAAGGCCAACGATTATTTACGGAGCAAAGGCATTGAGGAGATAGACTGGTAA
- a CDS encoding TIGR02757 family protein, with the protein MTEKTRLQLLAWAREYHCAAFIQGDPVQFPHRYTQKQDIEVSGLLTAIMSFGNRRQILKKADGLHGLMGASPYRYVLSCRWKEDFLPTDRSSFYRMLSHADFYTYFARLHAAYTRFDSLEDALSVYPGTPMEKLCAFLEVSVKSPQKKLNMFLRWMIRKESEVDFGIWKSFDRRDLLIPLDTHVCRVAYLLGLTDTETFSLKNARNITEALAEVFPDDPCLGDFALFGSGVNGVL; encoded by the coding sequence ATGACCGAGAAAACCCGATTGCAGCTCTTGGCGTGGGCAAGAGAATATCATTGTGCAGCCTTTATACAAGGTGATCCTGTTCAGTTTCCGCATCGGTATACGCAGAAACAGGATATTGAGGTTAGCGGCTTGCTCACAGCTATAATGAGTTTTGGCAACCGCAGGCAGATATTAAAGAAAGCGGACGGACTGCATGGCTTAATGGGAGCTTCACCCTACCGGTATGTCTTGTCCTGCAGGTGGAAAGAAGATTTCCTGCCTACAGATAGGAGTAGCTTTTACCGTATGCTTTCCCATGCGGATTTTTATACTTACTTTGCCCGGCTGCACGCTGCCTATACCCGTTTTGATAGTTTGGAAGATGCCTTGTCGGTTTATCCGGGTACACCGATGGAGAAGCTGTGCGCATTTCTGGAAGTTTCAGTCAAGAGCCCTCAAAAGAAACTGAATATGTTTCTGCGGTGGATGATACGGAAAGAGTCGGAAGTGGATTTCGGCATTTGGAAGAGCTTTGACCGTCGCGATTTGCTGATTCCTTTGGATACGCACGTTTGCAGGGTGGCTTATCTTTTGGGGCTTACCGATACGGAAACATTCTCTCTGAAGAATGCGCGGAACATAACCGAGGCTTTGGCGGAAGTCTTTCCGGACGACCCCTGTTTGGGAGATTTCGCATTGTTCGGCAGCGGGGTAAACGGGGTGCTGTAA
- a CDS encoding urea transporter: protein MKEAFLTLGRGVGQVMFQNNALSGVLMLAGILLNSWQMALLAIVGNVVSTLTACLSGYSREDIRNGLYGFNGTLVGIAIGVFMPVSVASFSLLVAGACLSAWIARLFSLQRRVPGFTAPFILSVWILLAACRGMMPSLLLPSGNAVTAQSLSFLQAFCLNIGQVMFQGNTVLAGVLFLLGIMVNSRINGFYAALGAGLSIPFALLLGVDDAVLNAGLMGYNGVLCAIALGDKTWKGGAWATVAVLLSVLLQIGGMKWGITTLTAPFVVAVWIVAGCRAGWKNRNRN, encoded by the coding sequence ATGAAAGAAGCATTTCTTACTTTAGGGCGTGGTGTAGGCCAGGTGATGTTTCAGAACAATGCGCTGTCGGGGGTATTGATGCTGGCAGGTATCCTTCTGAATTCCTGGCAAATGGCCTTGCTGGCGATTGTGGGTAATGTTGTAAGTACACTAACGGCTTGTCTTTCCGGTTACAGTCGCGAAGATATAAGGAACGGGCTTTACGGGTTTAACGGTACTTTGGTGGGAATAGCGATCGGAGTATTTATGCCGGTTTCCGTAGCTTCTTTCTCATTGTTGGTTGCAGGTGCGTGCTTATCCGCTTGGATCGCCCGTCTTTTCAGCTTGCAGCGGCGGGTGCCGGGATTTACCGCTCCTTTCATCCTTTCGGTGTGGATATTGTTGGCTGCTTGCAGAGGGATGATGCCGTCTTTGCTATTGCCTTCCGGGAATGCAGTGACAGCCCAGTCACTCTCTTTTTTGCAGGCTTTTTGTCTGAACATCGGTCAGGTGATGTTTCAGGGGAATACAGTATTGGCAGGAGTGCTCTTCCTGTTGGGTATCATGGTTAATTCCCGTATCAATGGCTTTTATGCTGCATTGGGAGCGGGGCTTTCCATTCCGTTCGCTCTGCTGTTGGGAGTGGATGATGCTGTTTTGAATGCCGGATTGATGGGATATAACGGAGTGTTGTGCGCCATTGCTTTGGGAGATAAAACATGGAAAGGCGGCGCGTGGGCCACAGTGGCTGTATTGCTGTCCGTCTTACTCCAGATAGGCGGTATGAAGTGGGGAATAACAACCCTCACCGCACCGTTCGTTGTTGCTGTATGGATAGTGGCAGGGTGCAGGGCCGGATGGAAAAATAGAAATAGAAACTGA